The nucleotide sequence CTTCCAGAAAGTTTTACCACATCTTTCTCCCCCCTATTTACCATGAAATAGACTTGACCAAGCTGCTGAATGACATTTTCAGTAAAAGGACAGACTTTGAGTGGGTTGAGAAGGTAGACAATGCTGTTTGGATGGACTTGCTCCATACGATTTTCGAAGACAGTCCCTTGGGAGAGCAGACCAACTTTCAACAGCAGGTGTTAAACTCAGTGCTTATCCTGTCCCAACGGATCACCAGTATCGGGATAGAACCAGCCATAATAGACAAAATACCTGAACTGGAAGAGTTTGACTCACCATTTTTTACGCAAAACAAAGCTATTTTAAAATACCTGGAGCAGTATGACCAGGAAGACTTTGACCGTACATCGAGCAATCCTCAATTAAACTATATCTTCAACCTACTCTATCAGTGTGAAAAGTATGTTGAAATTATTAGGATCAATAGGAATAAGTTTGGGGCCAGCCTCAACCTGACCTATATGCTTCAAAGGCTGACGCAGAATATCAAAAGAATAAGGATGCTGCTAAAGCTCCTGTCCGACACTACTCCTCAGCCGGGAAATATAGCCATAGACATCTTTAAGGAGTTGGTAAAAGCCGAAAACAAAAAACATAGTTTTTCAGAGCACTTTTCCAGCAATATTGACTTATTGGCTTTTCAGATTACAGAGCATGCAGGAAAAACAGGTGAGCACTATATTACCACCAACAGAAAAGACTACAGAAAAATGTTCCGTTCCTCTATGGGCGGAGGATTTATAGTAGGCTTTCTGACAATGATCAAAACTGCTGTTTATTATCTGCATTTGCCATTGTTTGGCGAGGCCTTTTTGTATAGCATGAACTACTCCTTGGGTTTTATAGGAATTCATGTTACCCGCTCTACCTTGGCAACCAAGCAGCCAGCCATGACCGCTACGAAGATAGCAGGATCGCTGGATCTGAAAGAATCTGCTGAAGAAGGCCTCAATAAATTGGCCGATATGATTGTACGCATCAGCCGCTCGCAGATTATAGCCCTGTTGGGCAATGTGATCATAGCCTTTCCTGTTGCTTATGTTTTGGCTACCGCTTATTTCCACTTTCATGGAGAGCCTTTTGCAGACCCTCAAAAGGCTTGGCAAATGATCAAAGACTGTAGTCCCATCGAAAGCCCTGCAATTTTCCATGCAGCCATTGCAGGAGTATATCTTTTCCTTGCAGGTTTGATTTCAGGGTATTACGACAATAAAAATGTCTATTACAAAATAGCACAAAGACTAAAAAGTCATAAAACACTGACTAAGGTCTTAGGAGCAAAAAGGCTTGAAAAGTTTGCTGGATACATTGACAAAAACCTTGGTAGCCTGGCTGGAAACTTCTTCCTCGGAATTTTCCTTGGTAGTACTGCTATGCTTGGGACTATATTTGGACTTCCATTGGATATAAGGCACATTACCTTCTCGTCCGGAACCTTTGGTATTGGTATGGCAACATTGCAAAACCATGTTCCTCTAAAAGATATCCTCATTTCCATAGGCGGTATCTTTAGCATTGGTTTTGTGAACCTGTTTGTCAGTTTTGGTCTAGCTATATTTGTAGCTATAAAATCCCGTAAAGTTAACTTTAAGCAAAGCAAGCAGCTTTTACGTATTCTCTTTTCCCGTTTCAGGAAAAAA is from Cytophagaceae bacterium ABcell3 and encodes:
- a CDS encoding site-specific recombinase; its protein translation is MITDLLSQIQKDPASDQTKLQMLIDQIRPARVTDWNKSEKKLVSLTELLKQDEALRQALQKYILNLFAGKKYIRLLTESGIHSNDGFFKETSRKFYHIFLPPIYHEIDLTKLLNDIFSKRTDFEWVEKVDNAVWMDLLHTIFEDSPLGEQTNFQQQVLNSVLILSQRITSIGIEPAIIDKIPELEEFDSPFFTQNKAILKYLEQYDQEDFDRTSSNPQLNYIFNLLYQCEKYVEIIRINRNKFGASLNLTYMLQRLTQNIKRIRMLLKLLSDTTPQPGNIAIDIFKELVKAENKKHSFSEHFSSNIDLLAFQITEHAGKTGEHYITTNRKDYRKMFRSSMGGGFIVGFLTMIKTAVYYLHLPLFGEAFLYSMNYSLGFIGIHVTRSTLATKQPAMTATKIAGSLDLKESAEEGLNKLADMIVRISRSQIIALLGNVIIAFPVAYVLATAYFHFHGEPFADPQKAWQMIKDCSPIESPAIFHAAIAGVYLFLAGLISGYYDNKNVYYKIAQRLKSHKTLTKVLGAKRLEKFAGYIDKNLGSLAGNFFLGIFLGSTAMLGTIFGLPLDIRHITFSSGTFGIGMATLQNHVPLKDILISIGGIFSIGFVNLFVSFGLAIFVAIKSRKVNFKQSKQLLRILFSRFRKKPLEFFWPPKDPIKPQPVPPPEKPKDVTV